The Carassius auratus strain Wakin chromosome 27, ASM336829v1, whole genome shotgun sequence genome includes a region encoding these proteins:
- the LOC113045625 gene encoding cell division cycle protein 20 homolog has protein sequence MSHFGFENDIHSVLRLDMPITNAPIARWQRKASTSSSTNTNSLSPNKSVNRSVSLSKTPSKTPGKNGKTQNTPSKAGGDRFIPTRNNKQLDVASFLISKENEPMEEIASTTAPKQKAWSVTLNGYDIEEAKILHLGGKPLNAPEGYQNNLKVLYSQVPTPVSIKKSRYISSVPERILDAPDIKNDFYLNLMDWGRQNLLAVGLANHVYLWDAGAGDIVLLKKMEDDGEHICSVSWSKDGNFLAIGTSDCKVELWDVQYQKRLRSMDGHLARVSCLCWNDHVLSSGSRSGLIHQHDVRVADHHIFTFGGHTQEVCGLTWSPDGKYLASGGNDNMVYIWPMTTGSEYQAIHSLNEHQGAVKALAWCPWQPNILASGGGTSDRHIRIWNANSGSCISALDTCSQVSSLVFAPNYKELVSGHGFAHDKVIIWKYPSLSKVAELEGHEDRVLNLALSPDASTVASVAADETIRLWKSFEKDAVKKPKFTSSIIQQHIR, from the exons ATGTCCCATTTTGGGTTTGAGAATGACATCCACAGCGTCCTCCGTCTGGACATGCCCATCACCAACGCCCCGATTGCGAGATGGCAAAGGAAAGCCAGCACATCCAGCTCGACCAACACAAACTCCCTCTCACCGAACAAGAGTGTCAACCGTTCAGTGAGCCTTTCCAAAACCCCCAGCAAAACACCAG GAAAGAACGGCAAGACCCAAAACACCCCCTCTAAGGCAGGAGGAGATCGATTCATCCCAACGAGGAATAACAAACAATTAGATGTAGCAAGTTTTCTTATTTCCAAAGAAAACGAGCCAATGGAAGAAATCGCATCCACTACAGCA CCAAAACAAAAAGCTTGGTCTGTGACACTAAATGGATATGACATTGAGGAAGCAAAGATCTTGCATTTAGGAGGAAAACCACTGAATGCCCCTGAAg GTTATCAGAATAATTTAAAGGTTCTCTACAGCCAGGTGCCCACACCGGTCTCTATTAAGAAGAGCCGGTACATCTCATCGGTTCCAGAGCGGATTCTAGATGCCCCTGATATCAAAAATGACTTCT ATCTAAACCTGATGGATTGGGGAAGGCAGAACTTGTTGGCAGTTGGCCTTGCCAACCATGTTTATTTGTGGGATGCTGGTGCCGGGGACATTGTTTTATTGAAGAAAATGGAGGATGATGGAGAGCACATCTGCTCCGTCTCTTGGAGCAAAGATGGCAATTTCTTGGCCATTGGGACAAGTGATTGTAAAGTTGAG CTATGGGATGTTCAGTACCAAAAGCGTCTCCGCAGCATGGATGGCCATTTGGCAAGGGTTAGTTGCTTGTGTTGGAACGACCATGTTTTGTCCAG TGGCTCCAGGTCTGGTTTGATTCATCAGCATGATGTCCGGGTAGCAGACCACCACATCTTTACCTTTGGGGGTCACACTCAGGAAGTCTGTGGCCTTACATGGTCCCCAGATGGGAAATATTTAGCTAGTGGTGGTAATGACAACATGGTGTACATTTGGCCAATGACAACTGGTTCAGAGTATCAAGCCATACATTCTCTAAATGAACACCAGGGAGCAGTCAAG GCTTTGGCATGGTGCCCTTGGCAGCCTAACATCCTTGCATCGGGAGGTGGCACCAGTGACCGTCACATTCGCATCTGGAATGCAAATAGTGGTTCTTGTATCAGTGCCTTAGATACTTGTTCACAG GTATCATCTCTTGTTTTTGCACCAAATTACAAAGAGTTGGTGTCTGGTCATGGTTTTGCTCATGATAAGGTTATCATCTGGAAATACCCCTCGCTCAGTAAAGTTGCAGAGCTTGAAG GACATGAAGACCGGGTCCTCAACTTGGCGCTCAGTCCAGATGCTTCGACTGTGGCTTCGGTTGCTGCTGATGAAACCATTCGCCTTTGGAAGAGTTTTGAAAAGGATGCTGTCAAGAAACCCAAGTTTACTAGCAGCATCATTCAGCAACATATTCGATAA
- the LOC113045626 gene encoding elongation of very long chain fatty acids protein 1, translating to MFQEVLSNILKIYDYILKRTDARVRDYPLMQNPIEMTFILLGYVIFVLYVGPRYMTNRKPFHLNAAMIVYNFSMVAFNAYIVYEFLMSGWGTTYTWRCDLCDPSSSPEALRMVRAAWLFYFSKYIELLDTVFFVLRKKHSQVTFLHIFHHSVLPWTWWWGITLTPAGGMGSFHAMVNACVHVIMYTYYGLAAAGPRFQKYLWWKKYMTAIQLIQFVLLTVHISQYYFMEKCEYQVPIFIHLILIYGIFFFVLFSNFWIQAYIKGKRLPASTEDKPKQNGITTVIEPVVVANGKHLENGTVQYTNGFAHNGKVKEV from the exons ATGTTTCAAGAGGTGCTTTCAAACATCTTGAAGATCTACGACTATATTCTGAAAAGAACTG ATGCCAGGGTGCGAGATTATCCGCTGATGCAGAATCCCATTGAGATGACGTTCATCTTGCTGGGATACGTCATCTTCGTTTTATATGTGGGACCACGATACATGACCAATCGGAAACCTTTCCACCTCAACGCAGCTATGATTGTCTATAATTTCTCAATGGTGGCCTTCAACGCATACATTGTTTATGAG TTCCTGATGTCTGGCTGGGGAACTACGTACACCTGGAGATGTGACCTCTGTGACCCCTCCAGCAGTCCTGAAGCTCTCAGA ATGGTTCGGGCAGCCTGGTTGTTCTATTTTTCCAAATATATTGAACTTCTAGATACG GTGTTTTTTGTATTGAGAAAGAAGCACAGTCAGGTCACGTTCCTGCATATCTTTCATCATTCGGTCTTACCCTGGACCTGGTGGTGGGGCATCACTCTTACTCCTG CGGGTGGCATGGGTTCTTTTCATGCTATGGTGAACGCATGTGTCCATGTCATCATGTACACCTACTATGGTCTGGCTGCTGCAGGGCCACGCTTCCAGAAGTATCTGTGGTGGAAAAAGTACATGACTGCAATCCAACTG ATTCAGTTTGTGCTGTTGACTGTCCATATCTCTCAGTATTACTTTATGGAAAAGTGTGAATACCAAGTTCCCATCTTCATTCATCTCATCTTGATCTATGGCATCTTTTTCTTCGTCCTCTTCTCCAATTTCTGGATCCAGGCCTACATAAAGGGAAAGCGACTACCTGCTTCCACTGAGGACAAACCCAAACAGAACGGCATTACCACTGTAATTGAGCCAGTGGTAGTGGCCAATGGCAAACACTTGGAAAATGGCACTGTGCAATACACTAATGGATTTGCCCACAATGGGAAAGTGAAGGAGGTCTAA